A genomic region of Bacteroides sp. contains the following coding sequences:
- the uvrA gene encoding excinuclease ABC subunit UvrA: MVATAKLETYDPKKYIIIKGARVHNLKNVDVVLRRNSLVVITGLSGSGKSSLAFDTLYSEGQRRYVESLSSYARQFLGRMHKPEVDYIKGISPAIAIEQKVNTRNPRSTVGTSTEIYEYLKLLFARIGKTYSPLSGNLVMRHSVTDVVDHTLALPVDTMVLTLAPITLKEGRSLEQQLSVLMQQGFSRVMINDEIKRIEETLPLIQDIPVRKRPCVIIDRFQVRDEDGDLQARIADSVQTAFYEGEGECLLEYELNGAKKQVHFSSRFELDDMQFEEPSVNLFTFNNPYGACKVCEGFGSVIGIDPDLVVPNKSLSIYEGTIACWKGEKMGLWNEELVKNAYKFDFPIHKPYYQLSEEQKQLLWTGNAYFHGLNDFFRMVEENTYKIQYRVMLSRYRGKTVCPECQGTRLRKDAAYVKVAGKTITELVLMPIDRLARFFQTITLDPHERELSRRLLVEINQRLSFLNDVGLGYLTLNRLSNTLSGGESQRINLATSLGSSLVGSMYILDEPSIGLHQRDTHRLIEVLKKLRDLGNTVIVVEHDEDIMRAADQLVDIGPLAGSHGGEIVFQGDFKDLLKHKTSLTAKYLNGKLEIPLPKKRRPWKEFIELKGVRQHNLKGFDVKIPLRVMTLVTGVSGSGKTTLVKSILYPALKKIYGGYGERTGRFDALEGDYNRIAGVEYIDQNPIGKSSRSNPVTYLKAYDDIRSLFADQPLAKTRGYTPGFFSFNIEGGRCPECEGDGQVKIEMQFMADITLVCESCKGKRFREEILDVLFEGKTITDILEMTVDDAIGFFGNAAKCGTHCKRIASRLQPLADVGLGYVRLGQPSSTLSGGEAQRIKLASFLTKGITNEKTLFIFDEPTTGLHFHDISKLLIAFNALIENGHSLVVIEHNPEVIKSADWIIDLGPEGGEEGGRLVFEGTLEDLVKCEDSYTGKFLIGKV; the protein is encoded by the coding sequence ATGGTTGCAACCGCCAAACTGGAAACCTACGACCCCAAAAAGTACATCATCATCAAGGGTGCGCGGGTACACAACCTAAAAAATGTTGATGTGGTGCTCAGGCGCAACAGCCTGGTAGTCATCACAGGATTGTCGGGTTCAGGGAAGTCCTCGCTGGCTTTCGATACGCTGTATTCGGAAGGCCAGCGACGTTATGTGGAGAGCCTGAGTTCATATGCCCGTCAATTCCTGGGAAGGATGCACAAGCCCGAAGTGGATTATATCAAAGGCATCTCGCCGGCCATAGCTATCGAGCAGAAGGTGAATACCCGCAACCCAAGATCTACGGTTGGGACTTCCACCGAGATTTATGAATACCTGAAGCTTCTGTTTGCGCGTATCGGAAAGACTTATTCACCCTTGTCGGGCAACCTGGTGATGCGTCATTCAGTCACCGATGTGGTGGATCATACCCTGGCATTGCCTGTTGACACCATGGTGCTGACCCTGGCCCCCATCACCCTCAAGGAGGGGCGCAGCCTGGAGCAACAACTTTCAGTGCTGATGCAGCAGGGCTTCTCGAGGGTCATGATCAATGATGAGATCAAACGAATCGAGGAAACGCTTCCTCTGATCCAGGATATCCCCGTCAGGAAGCGGCCTTGCGTAATCATTGACCGCTTCCAGGTGCGGGACGAGGATGGAGATCTCCAGGCCCGGATCGCCGATTCGGTGCAGACTGCCTTTTATGAAGGTGAAGGGGAGTGCCTGCTGGAATATGAGTTGAACGGGGCGAAAAAACAGGTTCATTTTTCCAGCCGTTTTGAGCTGGATGACATGCAATTTGAAGAGCCTTCGGTGAACCTGTTTACTTTCAACAACCCCTATGGGGCCTGTAAGGTTTGTGAAGGCTTTGGCAGTGTGATTGGCATAGACCCTGACTTGGTTGTTCCCAACAAGAGCCTCAGTATTTATGAAGGAACCATTGCCTGCTGGAAGGGCGAAAAAATGGGCCTGTGGAACGAGGAGCTGGTCAAAAACGCCTATAAGTTTGATTTCCCTATACATAAACCTTATTACCAGCTCAGCGAGGAGCAGAAACAGCTTTTGTGGACGGGCAACGCGTACTTCCACGGGCTGAATGACTTCTTCAGGATGGTGGAGGAGAACACCTATAAAATCCAGTACCGTGTGATGCTTTCGCGCTATCGCGGGAAGACGGTGTGCCCGGAATGCCAGGGCACTCGCCTAAGAAAGGATGCAGCATATGTGAAGGTGGCGGGCAAAACCATCACGGAACTGGTGCTTATGCCTATTGACAGGCTGGCCCGTTTTTTTCAGACCATCACCCTGGATCCGCACGAGCGTGAGCTCTCCCGCAGGCTGTTGGTGGAGATCAATCAACGCCTGTCTTTTCTGAACGATGTAGGGCTCGGCTACCTCACCCTAAACCGCCTGTCAAACACGCTTTCAGGAGGCGAGTCGCAGCGTATCAACCTGGCCACTTCTCTGGGCAGCAGCCTGGTGGGTTCGATGTATATCCTCGATGAGCCCAGTATTGGCCTGCACCAGCGTGATACCCACCGGCTGATTGAGGTGCTGAAGAAATTACGTGACCTGGGCAATACGGTGATTGTGGTGGAGCACGATGAAGACATCATGCGGGCTGCTGACCAGCTGGTGGACATTGGCCCCCTGGCAGGCAGCCATGGCGGGGAGATCGTATTTCAGGGTGATTTCAAGGACCTGCTGAAGCATAAAACCAGCCTTACGGCGAAATACCTCAATGGGAAACTGGAGATCCCACTACCCAAAAAGAGGAGGCCCTGGAAGGAGTTCATCGAATTGAAAGGCGTCAGACAGCACAACCTCAAGGGCTTTGATGTGAAGATTCCCCTCAGGGTTATGACTTTGGTCACCGGGGTAAGTGGCTCTGGAAAGACCACACTGGTAAAATCCATTCTTTACCCTGCGCTAAAGAAGATTTATGGTGGTTATGGCGAACGCACCGGGCGATTCGATGCCCTCGAAGGAGATTATAATCGCATCGCAGGAGTAGAATACATTGATCAGAACCCAATAGGCAAATCTTCAAGGTCGAACCCCGTAACCTATCTGAAAGCCTACGACGACATCCGCAGTCTATTTGCTGATCAGCCGCTGGCTAAAACGCGCGGGTACACGCCAGGTTTCTTCTCGTTTAACATTGAGGGCGGCCGCTGTCCCGAATGCGAAGGAGATGGGCAGGTGAAGATCGAGATGCAGTTTATGGCTGATATTACGCTGGTGTGCGAGAGTTGCAAGGGTAAGCGCTTCAGGGAGGAGATCCTGGATGTGTTATTCGAAGGCAAGACCATCACTGACATCCTGGAGATGACCGTGGATGATGCCATTGGATTCTTTGGCAATGCCGCGAAATGTGGTACCCACTGCAAACGCATCGCTTCGCGCTTACAACCTCTTGCTGATGTTGGCTTGGGCTATGTGAGGCTGGGACAGCCCAGCAGCACCCTCAGCGGAGGCGAGGCCCAGCGTATCAAGTTGGCCTCATTTCTTACCAAAGGCATCACCAACGAAAAAACCTTGTTTATTTTCGATGAGCCTACCACGGGCCTGCATTTCCACGACATCAGCAAATTGCTGATCGCATTCAATGCTCTTATTGAGAATGGGCATTCGCTGGTCGTAATCGAGCATAATCCCGAAGTGATCAAAAGCGCCGACTGGATCATCGATTTGGGTCCGGAAGGTGGTGAAGAGGGGGGCAGGCTGGTGTTTGAAGGTACCCTCGAAGACCTGGTGAAATGTGAAGATTCTTACACGGGAAAGTTCCTGATTGGAAAGGTGTAA
- a CDS encoding phospho-sugar mutase produces MNKVDAAVLERARKWLGESFDEDTRNQVKTLMDNDPVGLTEAFYRDLEFGTGGLRGIMGVGTNRMNKYTVGMATQGLANYLKQCFPDVPQISVAIAHDCRNNSAYFAEISAEILSANGMKVYLFEGLRPTPELSFAVREKGCQSGIVITASHNPKEYNGYKVYWDDGGQLVAPHDKNVISEVLKITSVDQVRFERVDENIEMLGEAMDRLYLERMKAYSLAPENNLKHRDMKIVFTPIHGTAVKLAPAALKAFGFKNVYHVPEQDVTSGDFPTVHSPNPEEPAALKMALDKAREVNAELVMATDPDADRVGIAVKDLKGEFVLLNGNQTASLLISYILGQWKAKGKLKGKEFIVKTIVTSELLKKIADKHAVECFDVLTGFKYIAEIIRKLEGEKIFIAGGEESYGYLVGDYVRDKDAIISCCFVAEAAAWAREQGKTLYETLIDLYVENGFYLEKLISITKKGKAGVEEIQAMMEGFRKNPPVQIQGVKVAEFKDFLSSKCIDYVQRREVTIDLPKSNVLQFFLEDGSKLTMRPSGTEPKIKFYFGAKGKLGKAEDFEQTNAQLEEKIKGIIASLKLE; encoded by the coding sequence ATGAATAAAGTGGATGCAGCAGTGCTGGAGCGCGCCCGGAAATGGCTGGGCGAATCGTTTGACGAGGATACCCGCAACCAGGTGAAGACGCTGATGGACAATGACCCCGTGGGGCTGACCGAGGCTTTTTACCGCGACCTGGAGTTTGGCACCGGGGGCTTGCGCGGCATCATGGGTGTGGGCACCAACCGGATGAACAAATATACCGTGGGTATGGCCACCCAGGGACTGGCCAATTACCTGAAACAGTGCTTCCCCGATGTGCCTCAGATCAGCGTGGCCATTGCCCACGATTGCCGCAACAACAGCGCCTACTTTGCCGAGATTTCGGCCGAGATCCTGTCGGCCAACGGGATGAAGGTATACCTGTTTGAAGGGCTTCGTCCTACCCCCGAGCTGAGCTTTGCCGTGAGGGAAAAGGGCTGCCAGAGCGGCATCGTGATCACCGCTTCGCACAACCCTAAGGAATATAATGGTTACAAGGTTTACTGGGATGATGGTGGACAGCTGGTGGCGCCCCACGACAAGAACGTGATCAGCGAAGTGCTAAAGATCACCTCGGTCGACCAGGTGCGGTTTGAACGCGTGGACGAGAACATAGAGATGCTTGGCGAAGCCATGGACCGCCTGTACCTCGAGCGGATGAAGGCCTATTCACTGGCGCCCGAAAACAACCTGAAGCATCGCGACATGAAGATCGTCTTTACGCCCATACATGGCACGGCGGTGAAGCTGGCGCCGGCTGCATTGAAAGCTTTCGGTTTTAAAAACGTCTATCACGTGCCCGAACAGGATGTCACCAGCGGCGACTTCCCTACGGTGCATTCGCCCAATCCCGAGGAGCCTGCCGCCCTGAAGATGGCCCTCGATAAGGCCCGCGAAGTGAATGCCGAGCTGGTGATGGCTACCGACCCCGACGCCGACCGCGTTGGGATAGCCGTGAAAGACCTCAAGGGTGAATTTGTGTTGCTCAATGGAAACCAAACCGCCTCCCTGCTCATCAGCTACATCCTGGGGCAGTGGAAGGCCAAGGGCAAGCTTAAGGGTAAGGAATTTATCGTCAAGACCATTGTCACCAGCGAGCTGTTGAAAAAGATCGCTGACAAACATGCAGTGGAGTGCTTCGACGTGCTGACGGGCTTTAAATACATTGCCGAGATCATTCGTAAGCTTGAAGGGGAGAAGATCTTCATTGCAGGGGGCGAGGAGAGCTATGGATACCTGGTGGGCGACTATGTTCGCGACAAGGACGCCATCATCTCGTGCTGCTTTGTGGCCGAGGCCGCTGCCTGGGCCCGCGAGCAGGGCAAGACTTTGTATGAGACCCTCATTGACCTTTATGTTGAAAACGGCTTTTATCTCGAGAAACTGATCTCCATCACCAAGAAAGGCAAGGCCGGGGTAGAAGAGATACAGGCCATGATGGAGGGCTTTCGCAAAAACCCGCCCGTGCAGATTCAGGGCGTGAAGGTGGCCGAATTCAAGGACTTCCTGAGCTCGAAGTGCATTGACTATGTGCAACGCAGGGAAGTCACCATCGACTTACCCAAGTCGAATGTGCTGCAGTTTTTCCTCGAAGATGGCAGCAAGCTCACCATGCGGCCTTCGGGCACCGAGCCCAAGATCAAGTTCTATTTTGGCGCTAAGGGCAAGCTAGGCAAGGCGGAAGACTTTGAGCAAACCAACGCCCAGCTTGAGGAAAAGATCAAAGGCATCATCGCCTCGCTGAAGCTGGAATAA
- a CDS encoding DUF1573 domain-containing protein, with product MRKFFKHSTFKLSVFFLFFFLFSKVFASDPPPPEALSNHAYAILSADSIDMGRLQAGNPGVGSITLTNAGNREMIVARVRSSCGLLITSWPAKPLSPGEQASISFRYDTSTLGAFRRNIVIHTNAWQGTLVVPVKGEVVPARPKASD from the coding sequence GTGAGGAAGTTTTTTAAGCATTCTACCTTCAAGTTATCCGTGTTTTTCCTTTTCTTTTTCCTGTTTTCAAAGGTATTTGCCAGTGACCCTCCCCCTCCCGAGGCCCTGAGCAATCACGCGTATGCCATTCTTTCGGCCGACAGCATTGATATGGGTCGCCTTCAGGCAGGTAACCCCGGAGTGGGGTCCATAACCCTGACCAATGCAGGCAATAGGGAAATGATCGTGGCCAGGGTACGCAGCTCTTGCGGACTGCTCATTACCTCCTGGCCGGCAAAGCCCTTGAGTCCGGGAGAACAGGCAAGCATTTCCTTTCGTTATGACACCTCCACACTGGGGGCTTTTCGCCGTAATATCGTCATCCATACGAATGCCTGGCAAGGAACCCTGGTGGTACCTGTTAAAGGCGAAGTAGTGCCCGCTCGCCCAAAAGCCTCCGACTAA
- a CDS encoding sigma-70 family RNA polymerase sigma factor, with translation MNNDRVICDQELIRQFINGDHDSLEELIKRHQRKVFSYILLIVKDKHLAEDIFQDTFIKVINTLRAGSYNEEGKFLPWVMRIAHNLIIDFFRKSKRMPYVENSEDYDLFETLKVYEETIEDKLIIAQIHDDVKRLVEYLPEEQKEVLKMRHYMDMSFKDIAEQTNVSINTALGRMRYALINLRKMVSEKEIILTR, from the coding sequence ATGAATAATGACCGCGTAATCTGCGATCAGGAGTTAATACGTCAGTTCATTAACGGTGATCACGATTCATTAGAAGAACTCATCAAACGGCATCAGCGGAAAGTCTTTTCCTATATTCTGCTCATCGTAAAAGACAAGCATCTGGCTGAGGATATCTTCCAGGACACCTTTATTAAGGTGATCAACACCTTGCGTGCCGGATCCTATAATGAGGAAGGGAAGTTCCTGCCCTGGGTGATGCGCATTGCCCACAACCTTATCATCGACTTCTTCCGTAAGTCAAAGCGTATGCCCTACGTTGAGAACAGCGAAGATTACGACCTGTTTGAAACCCTGAAGGTCTACGAGGAAACCATCGAGGACAAGCTTATCATTGCCCAGATTCACGACGATGTGAAGCGCTTGGTAGAATATCTCCCAGAGGAACAGAAGGAAGTGCTCAAGATGCGCCATTACATGGATATGAGTTTCAAGGACATCGCCGAACAGACCAACGTGAGCATCAACACCGCTTTGGGGCGTATGCGCTATGCGCTGATCAACCTCAGAAAAATGGTGAGTGAAAAAGAGATCATCCTGACCCGTTAA
- a CDS encoding pyridoxal phosphate-dependent aminotransferase, whose protein sequence is MPKISEKGRMMPASPIRKLVPYADQAKKQGVKVFHLNIGQPDIPTPQSMIDAMHKLDIKVIEYSHSAGILSYRESMCKYYEKHGIQVKPDEIIVTAGASEAILFAVQTCLNPGDEIIIPEPFYANYNGFATSAGVKVKPIISDIDNGFALPPIAEFEKAITPSTKAIMVCNPNNPTGYLYSKEELEILREIVLKYDLFLFADEVYREFCYDGTTHFSVLNLEGLDDYVVLFDSVSKRYSACGVRIGAMISRNKEVMQTAMKFAQARLSPPSLGQIASEAAMATPDSYFDEVIEEYKARRDTVVKGMNKIPGVTCPNPRGAFYVTARLPIDNSDKFCQWLLESFEYEKQTVMLAPATGFYSTPGAGTNEVRISYVLNVGDLEKSIQVLGEALKVYPGRII, encoded by the coding sequence ATGCCCAAGATTTCTGAAAAGGGACGTATGATGCCCGCAAGCCCCATTAGGAAGCTTGTCCCCTATGCTGATCAGGCCAAAAAACAGGGCGTTAAAGTGTTTCACCTGAACATTGGCCAACCCGACATTCCTACCCCCCAGAGCATGATCGATGCCATGCACAAACTCGACATCAAGGTGATCGAATACAGCCACTCGGCAGGAATCCTTTCCTACCGCGAGAGCATGTGCAAATACTATGAAAAGCACGGGATCCAGGTCAAGCCCGATGAGATCATCGTCACTGCAGGCGCCTCTGAAGCCATCCTGTTTGCCGTACAGACTTGCCTGAACCCTGGCGACGAGATCATTATCCCCGAGCCCTTTTATGCCAATTACAACGGTTTTGCCACCAGCGCCGGGGTAAAGGTGAAACCCATCATCTCCGACATCGACAACGGGTTTGCCCTTCCGCCCATTGCCGAATTCGAGAAGGCCATCACCCCTTCCACCAAGGCCATCATGGTGTGCAACCCCAACAACCCTACTGGCTACCTTTACTCAAAGGAAGAACTGGAGATCCTACGTGAGATCGTACTAAAATACGACCTCTTCCTGTTTGCCGATGAAGTGTACCGCGAGTTTTGCTATGATGGGACGACCCATTTCTCTGTGCTGAACCTCGAAGGCCTTGATGATTATGTAGTATTGTTCGACTCTGTTTCCAAGCGTTACAGCGCCTGCGGCGTGCGTATCGGGGCCATGATCTCGCGCAACAAGGAGGTCATGCAGACCGCCATGAAGTTCGCCCAGGCCCGTCTGAGCCCGCCCTCCCTGGGACAGATTGCCTCTGAAGCAGCCATGGCTACGCCCGACAGCTATTTCGACGAGGTGATCGAAGAATACAAAGCCCGCCGTGACACCGTGGTGAAGGGTATGAACAAGATTCCAGGGGTTACCTGCCCCAACCCCAGGGGTGCATTTTACGTGACTGCACGCCTGCCCATCGACAACAGCGACAAGTTCTGCCAATGGCTGCTCGAATCATTTGAATACGAAAAGCAAACGGTGATGCTGGCTCCTGCGACAGGGTTCTACTCTACCCCCGGTGCAGGAACCAATGAAGTGCGCATCAGCTACGTGCTCAATGTGGGCGACCTCGAGAAGTCTATTCAGGTGCTTGGCGAGGCCCTTAAGGTATATCCCGGCAGGATCATTTAA
- a CDS encoding AMP-binding protein, with product MKENLTEFISNSIRKNWELESMTDYKGESLTFKEVAARIARLHSLFDAFGVKKGDKVALIGKNSANWGVTFLGTITYGAVIVPILPDFKPNDVHHITNHSESILMFAADNIFDSLEISEMPELLGAFSLKDFSFLGCGKEKKCQEVAAKAEKVFQKKYPDGLKPEDANYTPIPNSEMAEISYTSGTTGFTKGVMILHNNLAANVVYANDNMPLDPGDKIVSFLPLAHTYGCAFEFLWPFTLGCHITFLTKTPSPAIILQAFKEIRPRLVLSVPLVIEKIYKKQLLPVISKPSMKVLLKTPVLNKVIKKKIREKLSQAFGANFHEVVIGGAALNKDVELFFNKIGFPFSIGYGMTECGPLISYANWDKTRLGSAGKIVDNMEVTIDSPDPYKEVGEILVRGENVMLGYYKNEEATKAALDKDGWLHTGDQGVIDKDNFIYIKGRSKSMILGPSGQNIYPEEIEAKYNNMPYVMEALIIEKDHQLVALIYPDMEAADKDGIKEAQLNEIMESHRKHLNHELPNYMNVARFKIVPEEFEKTPKKSIKRFLYTIEE from the coding sequence ATGAAGGAGAATCTGACCGAATTTATCAGCAACAGTATTCGCAAGAACTGGGAGCTGGAATCCATGACAGACTACAAGGGAGAAAGCCTCACCTTTAAGGAAGTAGCCGCGCGAATAGCCCGGCTGCATAGCCTCTTTGACGCCTTCGGGGTAAAAAAGGGTGATAAAGTGGCCCTGATAGGGAAAAACTCGGCCAACTGGGGGGTCACCTTCCTGGGCACCATCACCTATGGAGCAGTCATCGTACCCATCTTGCCCGACTTCAAGCCCAACGATGTTCACCACATCACCAACCATTCCGAATCGATATTGATGTTTGCTGCAGATAATATTTTTGATTCCCTTGAAATCAGCGAAATGCCCGAACTGCTTGGGGCCTTCTCGTTGAAAGACTTTTCCTTCCTGGGCTGCGGCAAGGAAAAGAAATGTCAGGAAGTGGCTGCCAAGGCCGAAAAGGTCTTCCAGAAGAAATACCCCGATGGGCTAAAACCTGAAGATGCCAATTATACCCCTATCCCCAACTCAGAGATGGCTGAGATCAGCTATACTTCCGGCACCACGGGATTTACCAAGGGGGTCATGATATTGCACAACAACCTCGCCGCCAACGTAGTTTATGCCAACGACAATATGCCACTTGACCCGGGCGATAAGATCGTTTCCTTTCTGCCCCTTGCGCATACCTACGGTTGTGCCTTCGAATTCCTGTGGCCTTTTACCCTGGGCTGCCATATCACTTTCCTGACCAAAACGCCAAGTCCCGCCATCATCCTTCAAGCCTTCAAGGAGATCCGGCCAAGGCTGGTGCTTTCCGTACCGCTGGTCATCGAAAAGATTTATAAGAAACAGCTGCTGCCCGTCATCAGCAAGCCCAGCATGAAAGTGCTGCTTAAAACGCCCGTGTTGAACAAGGTGATCAAAAAGAAAATCCGTGAAAAGCTTAGCCAGGCTTTCGGTGCCAATTTCCACGAAGTGGTCATCGGGGGTGCTGCCCTCAACAAGGATGTGGAGCTCTTCTTCAATAAGATCGGCTTTCCCTTCTCTATCGGCTATGGGATGACCGAATGCGGGCCACTGATCAGCTATGCCAACTGGGACAAGACCCGCCTGGGTTCTGCCGGTAAAATTGTAGACAATATGGAAGTCACCATCGACAGCCCCGACCCCTACAAGGAAGTGGGCGAGATCCTGGTGCGCGGAGAGAACGTGATGCTGGGATATTACAAAAACGAAGAGGCCACCAAGGCGGCGCTCGACAAGGATGGCTGGCTGCACACTGGCGACCAGGGCGTCATCGACAAGGACAACTTCATTTACATCAAGGGCCGAAGCAAAAGCATGATCCTGGGCCCCTCGGGGCAGAACATATACCCCGAGGAAATTGAGGCCAAATACAACAACATGCCCTATGTGATGGAAGCTCTCATCATTGAGAAAGACCATCAACTGGTGGCCCTGATTTACCCCGATATGGAAGCTGCCGACAAAGATGGCATCAAAGAAGCCCAATTGAACGAAATCATGGAAAGCCATCGCAAGCATCTCAACCACGAGCTGCCCAACTATATGAACGTAGCCCGCTTTAAGATCGTTCCCGAGGAGTTTGAAAAAACCCCGAAGAAAAGTATCAAGCGCTTTTTATACACCATTGAAGAATAA
- the murB gene encoding UDP-N-acetylmuramate dehydrogenase: MQILENHSLKKLNTFGLDVRARYFAEVSSAGELHKVFSQYPPETTPHLILGGGSNLLFTGDFPGLVIKVSIHGVDILNETEEQVLVRAAAGEDWDGFVGYCVAMGWGGLENLSLIPGQAGSSPIQNIGAYGVELKDHFYQLDAWDKMTGNRVTFSREACRFGYRDSIFKREGRNRYVILSVSFWLTKKNHRLQLGYGAIQSGLQQGNITAPTIADVREVVCSIRRSKLPDPAVTGNAGSFFKNPVIGQKQFEGLKQEFPAIVAFPDPAGVKLAAGWLIEQAGWKGYREGDAGIHPLQALVLVNYGQATGKDLLALSEKVKASVLQQFGVRLETEVNIV; the protein is encoded by the coding sequence ATGCAGATCCTGGAAAATCATTCCTTAAAGAAATTGAACACCTTTGGGCTGGATGTCCGTGCCCGGTATTTTGCTGAGGTAAGTTCGGCCGGGGAACTGCACAAGGTCTTTTCGCAATACCCCCCGGAGACCACCCCTCATCTTATCCTGGGTGGGGGAAGCAACCTGTTGTTCACCGGCGACTTTCCCGGGCTGGTCATCAAGGTCAGCATCCACGGAGTGGACATTCTTAACGAAACGGAAGAACAAGTGTTGGTGAGGGCCGCCGCAGGCGAGGACTGGGATGGCTTTGTAGGCTATTGCGTCGCCATGGGCTGGGGCGGGCTGGAGAACCTCTCACTTATTCCCGGGCAGGCGGGCAGCAGCCCCATCCAGAACATCGGAGCCTATGGAGTGGAACTCAAGGACCATTTTTACCAGCTCGATGCCTGGGACAAAATGACCGGCAACAGGGTGACCTTCTCGCGCGAAGCCTGCCGCTTTGGCTACCGCGACAGCATCTTTAAGCGCGAGGGGCGCAACCGTTATGTGATCCTGTCAGTGAGCTTCTGGCTGACCAAAAAAAACCACCGCTTGCAGCTGGGCTATGGGGCCATCCAATCCGGACTGCAGCAAGGAAACATCACGGCCCCCACCATCGCCGATGTGCGCGAAGTGGTTTGCAGCATACGTCGCAGCAAGCTGCCCGATCCGGCCGTAACCGGCAATGCCGGGAGTTTTTTCAAAAACCCCGTCATTGGCCAAAAACAGTTCGAGGGACTTAAGCAAGAATTCCCAGCAATCGTAGCTTTCCCCGATCCCGCAGGCGTAAAGCTGGCTGCTGGTTGGCTGATCGAACAGGCCGGCTGGAAAGGATACCGCGAAGGTGATGCCGGCATCCACCCCCTGCAGGCACTGGTGCTGGTCAATTATGGTCAAGCCACCGGGAAAGACCTGTTGGCCCTTTCAGAAAAAGTGAAGGCCTCTGTGCTCCAACAATTTGGGGTCAGGCTGGAAACCGAAGTCAACATTGTCTGA
- a CDS encoding DMT family protein — translation MRTILLLLISNVFMTFAWYGHLKFEHVALWKVIFVAWFIAFFEYIFQVPANRIGYGQFNAVQLKTMQEIITLVVFSVFSILYLKEDFRWNYLVGFILLVAAAFFIFKKW, via the coding sequence ATGCGAACAATATTATTGCTGCTGATTTCCAACGTCTTTATGACGTTTGCCTGGTACGGGCATCTGAAGTTTGAACACGTAGCATTATGGAAGGTCATCTTCGTGGCCTGGTTCATTGCCTTTTTCGAATACATCTTCCAGGTGCCTGCCAACCGGATCGGCTACGGGCAATTCAATGCGGTTCAACTGAAAACCATGCAGGAAATCATCACGCTGGTGGTGTTCTCAGTCTTTTCCATCCTATACCTGAAGGAGGATTTTCGCTGGAATTACCTGGTGGGCTTTATTCTGCTGGTGGCAGCGGCGTTTTTTATTTTCAAGAAGTGGTAA